In a genomic window of Lycium ferocissimum isolate CSIRO_LF1 chromosome 9, AGI_CSIRO_Lferr_CH_V1, whole genome shotgun sequence:
- the LOC132030020 gene encoding protein MODIFYING WALL LIGNIN-1, with translation MENHQFIYPILISFITALGLVSISLCIAAEFKKTKKKDLRFDGELCYLPGSVDFELGIGAIICLVMAQVIGNLLICKIFFSRDHQNSSSKAKKKPTINGFMCVLSWMSFVMAIILIGTGSSMNKSQPLGEGWIDGECYIVKDGVYIISAILVFVTLSSTLGSLILKIKKKNQVETRWQDTSTS, from the exons ATGGAAAATCACCAATTCATATATCCAATTCTTATCTCCTTTATTACTGCTCTTGGCCTTGTCTCCATTTCTCTTTGCATAGCTGctgaattcaagaaaacaaag AAGAAAGATCTCAGGTTTGATGGGGAATTGTGTTACTTGCCTGGAAGTGTGGATTTTGAATTGGGAATTGGAGCTATAATTTGTTTAGTAATGGCTCAAGTAATTGGCAACTTGTTGATatgtaaaattttcttttcaaggGACCATCAAAACAGTTCATCAAAGGCTAAAAAGAAGCCTACCATTAATGGCTTCATGTGTGTTCTTTCATG GATGAGCTTTGTGATGGCAATAATTTTGATAGGGACTGGCAGTAGCATGAACAAAAGCCAACCACTTGGTGAAGGGTGGATTGATGGTGAATGTTACATAGTTAAAGATGGTGTCTATATTATTTCAGCTATTTTGGTCTTTGTAACTTTGAGCTCAACACTTGGTTCCCTCATcttgaaaataaagaagaagaaccaAGTCGAAACAAGATGGCAAGATACTTCTACAAGTTGA
- the LOC132030021 gene encoding protein decapping 5-like has protein sequence MSNDSEASAAGDSYIGSYISLTSKFEIRYEGVLYHLNPQDSSLGLKNVKSYGTEGRKKDGPQIPPNDKVYEYILFRGSDIKDLQVKSSPPLQVEESLDNDPAIIQSHCAGVSPSSSKSVSLSGGSLTEYGSYKGPTSLNSMPPSHQSVNQFEYGASQATQSNMGSYATPAYQQRYSEPASSNHAPQHSIQPAASHAMMQDLLQTYPLQGPEPFTSAVLPKCVAPVPVVTTANSLSLASIQNLAPQQLPVAPSTNIISPLLSVTSSMPSYAYTPAFPQSSQNVGNSGAPILARMGSNASPLYPVSPFVDSSSGVFRQQPPRLLTPDQLSLPRFPGQLYSDQKDLGVLSSEPLNPSSSFTTSAAQAPLLPLPPAAKKLQSSSEFTEEFDFAAMNEKFNKDEVWGYLGKAKQTAKKMDGEDIAMDNENKGNDDGHGLDANADPKPAYIKDDFFDNISRNTVARGGRNGQNHFSHRMRQDTETFGNHQQRPYPGYGGYGPGHGGHRGAYGYGWGRGYNNYGSRGRGGGYMRM, from the exons TGAAATCATACGGAACTGAGGGGCGTAAGAAAGACGGTCCCCAGATTCCTCCAAATGATAAAGTTTATGAGTACATTTTGTTTCGTGGGAGTGACATTAAG GATTTGCAAGTAAAGTCCTCGCCGCCTCTTCAAGTGGAAGAATCATTAGATAACGATCCTGCAATTATTCAG TCACACTGTGCTGGAGTCTCCCCAAGCTCTTCAAAATCGGTTTCACTTAGTGGTGGATCTTTGACAGAATATGGCTCATACAAGGGACCTACTTCCTTGAATAGTATGCCACCTTCACATCAATCTGTAAACCAGTTTGAATATGGCGCTTCTCAGGCAACTCAATCCAACATGGGTTCTTATGCAACTCCTGCTTACCAGCAAAGATACAGTGAACCCGCAAGCAGTAACCATGCTCCACAACATTCTATTCAGCCTGCTGCTTCACATGCGATGATGCAGGATTTGCTGCAGACTTACCCACTCCAAGGCCCTGAACCTTTCACTTCAGCTGTTCTGCCAAAATGCGTAGCTCCAGTGCCTGTGGTTACCACTGCAAATTCTTTATCTCTAGCTAGCATACAGAATCTTGCCCCACAGCAACTTCCTGTGGCTCCTAGTACTAACATTATATCTCCCTTATTATCTGTAACCTCTTCCATGCCTTCTTACGCATATACTCCTGCATTTCCCCAGTCTAGTCAAAATGTGGGTAACTCTGGTGCTCCTATCCTTGCTAGAATGGGTTCTAATGCTTCACCCTTGTATCCTGTATCCCCATTTGTAGATTCCTCATCAGGTGTGTTTCGACAGCAACCCCCTAGATTGCTAACTCCAGATCAGTTATCTCTACCTAGATTTCCTGGGCAATTATATTCAGATCAGAAGGACCTTGGTGTTCTCAGCTCAGAACCTCTGAATCCCTCATCATCATTTACTACTTCAGCAGCCCAAGCGCCATTGTTGCCACTGCCACCTGCTGCAAAGAAG TTGCAATCATCTTCAGAGTTCACCGAAGAATTCGATTTTGCTGCAATGAATGAGAAGTTTAATAAGGATGAAGTATGGGGTTATCTTGGTAAAGCAAAACAAACAGCTAAAAAGATGGATGGCGAGGACATTGCTATGGACAATGAGAACAAGGGGAATGACGATGGTCATGGCTTGGATGCTAATGCTGATCCCAAA CCTGCCTATATTAAGGATGACTTCTTTGATAATATATCTCGCAACACAGTTGCTCGTGGAGGTAGGAATGGGCAAAATCACTTTTCTCATAGGATGAGGCAGGATACTGAG ACTTTCGGTAACCATCAGCAAAGGCCTTATCCTGGGTATGGTGGCTATGGGCCTGGACATGGTGGGCATCGTGGTGCATATGGCTATGGTTGGGGAAGGGGTTATAATAACTATGGCAGTAGGGGCCGTGGAGGAGGGTACATGAGGATGTAA